In the Bradyrhizobium guangzhouense genome, one interval contains:
- a CDS encoding N-acyl-D-amino-acid deacylase family protein, with protein sequence MSTPDLVIRGGTVADGHGGALFEADVAIAGGRISEVGKVASKGKEEIDARGKLVTPGFVDVHTHYDGQVTWSQDITPSSQNGVTTAIMGNCGVGFAPCKPADHTRLIQLMEGVEDIPEPVLSAGIPWAWESFPDYMDWLSKREFDIDVGAQLPHAALRVYVMGERGARRDPSTAEDNAAMAKLAGEAVRSGALGFSTSRTLNHRTSTGDFTPTLKAGEDELTAIAAAMHSQGRSVLQFVLDLSTIQEDLPMMLRVADSTKCPISFSITQNDRSPNRWRQTLDEINAAAKRGLSVTAQIAARPIGLLLGLELSRNPFQTHPSYRRIAHLPLGERLARLRQADVHKAILSETATSTDDPLFFRPNYDKMFLLGDPPDYEQPPENALGPQARKQGRQPEELAYDAMLSDGGRGMLYVPFLNYSDGNLDATREMLIDPQSVPGLSDGGAHCGIICDASFPTYLLTHWTRDRKRGEKLTIPFVVAAQSRKTALSVGLTDRGLIAPGYKADINVIDYDRLHLHPPKVHYDLPVGGRRLLQDVDGYDATIVSGVVTRRQGEATGRRPGKLIRGAQGMN encoded by the coding sequence ATGAGCACCCCCGATCTCGTGATCCGCGGCGGCACCGTTGCGGACGGCCATGGCGGCGCGCTGTTCGAGGCCGATGTTGCCATCGCCGGCGGCAGGATCAGCGAGGTCGGCAAGGTCGCGTCCAAGGGCAAAGAAGAGATCGACGCGCGCGGAAAGCTCGTCACGCCGGGCTTCGTCGACGTGCACACGCATTACGACGGCCAGGTGACCTGGAGCCAGGACATCACGCCGTCCTCGCAGAACGGCGTCACCACCGCGATCATGGGCAATTGCGGCGTCGGCTTTGCACCATGCAAGCCCGCCGATCACACCCGCCTGATCCAGCTGATGGAAGGCGTCGAGGACATTCCCGAGCCGGTGCTCAGCGCCGGCATTCCCTGGGCCTGGGAGAGCTTTCCCGACTACATGGACTGGCTGAGCAAGCGCGAATTCGACATCGATGTCGGCGCGCAGCTGCCGCATGCGGCGCTGCGTGTCTACGTCATGGGCGAGCGCGGCGCGCGCCGCGATCCCTCGACGGCGGAAGACAATGCGGCGATGGCCAAGCTCGCGGGCGAGGCGGTACGGTCCGGCGCGCTCGGCTTCTCGACCTCGCGTACGCTGAACCACCGCACCTCGACCGGCGACTTCACGCCGACGCTGAAAGCGGGCGAGGACGAGCTCACCGCAATTGCGGCCGCGATGCACAGCCAGGGCCGCAGCGTGCTGCAATTCGTGCTCGATCTCTCCACCATCCAGGAAGACCTGCCGATGATGCTGCGGGTGGCCGACAGCACGAAATGCCCGATCTCGTTCTCGATCACGCAGAACGACAGATCGCCCAACCGCTGGCGCCAGACGCTGGATGAAATCAATGCGGCCGCGAAACGCGGCCTCTCCGTCACGGCGCAGATCGCGGCGCGCCCGATCGGCCTCCTGCTCGGGCTCGAGCTGTCGCGCAATCCGTTCCAGACTCATCCGAGCTACAGGAGAATCGCGCATCTGCCGCTCGGGGAGAGGCTGGCACGACTGCGTCAGGCTGACGTGCACAAGGCAATCCTGAGCGAGACGGCGACGTCGACCGACGATCCGCTGTTCTTCCGGCCCAACTATGACAAGATGTTCCTGCTCGGCGATCCCCCCGATTACGAGCAGCCGCCGGAGAATGCGCTCGGCCCGCAGGCACGCAAGCAGGGTCGCCAGCCGGAGGAGCTCGCTTACGACGCGATGCTCTCGGACGGGGGCCGCGGCATGCTCTACGTGCCGTTCCTCAATTATTCCGACGGCAATCTCGACGCGACGCGCGAGATGCTGATCGACCCGCAATCGGTGCCTGGCCTCTCCGACGGCGGCGCCCATTGCGGCATCATCTGCGATGCCAGCTTCCCGACCTATCTGCTGACGCACTGGACGCGCGACCGCAAGCGCGGCGAGAAGCTGACGATCCCCTTCGTGGTCGCGGCGCAGTCGCGCAAGACGGCGCTGTCGGTCGGTCTAACCGATCGCGGGCTGATCGCGCCGGGCTACAAGGCCGACATCAACGTGATCGACTACGACCGGCTGCATCTGCATCCGCCGAAGGTGCACTATGATCTGCCGGTCGGGGGACGCAGGCTGCTGCAGGACGTCGACGGCTATGACGCCACGATCGTGTCGGGCGTGGTGACGCGGCGGCAGGGCGAGGCCACCGGGCGACGGCCGGGGAAGCTGATTCGGGGCGCGCAGGGGATGAATTAG
- a CDS encoding MFS transporter codes for MSAQGTPSAAAKTAGGSTATPEGAWTVTFLLFLLMVVNFADKIVVGLAGVPIMTDLKLEPAQFGLLGSSFFFLFSISAIVVGFLVNKVATRYVLLTLAVIWALAQFPMVGTVSFTTLLICRIALGAGEGPAASVATHAIYKWFPDEKRTLPTAVLTQGSAFGVILAVPALNWIIVNHSWHYAFGALGVVGLIWVCAWLALGKEGPLEDTQTLAVSEPKIPYIRLLTSRTFLGCVIATFGAYWALSLGLTWFTSFIVKGLGYSQSAAGWVSILPWVFGATIVILTGWISQVMMVRGYTTRMSRGVLGSVPLIIGGLILTTMPHMQGAGLQIALLVVGSGLCGAIYVVCPPMLGEFTPASQRGAILAIYGALYTLSGIIAPYVMGKVIERAGSMIDGYMTGFTINAVIMIGSGVVGLLLLWPNTEKARLTRGAAAQTAPLKRAVSPT; via the coding sequence ATGAGCGCTCAGGGAACGCCGTCCGCGGCGGCTAAGACGGCAGGGGGATCCACGGCAACGCCGGAGGGCGCCTGGACCGTCACTTTTCTCCTCTTTCTCCTGATGGTGGTGAACTTCGCGGACAAGATCGTCGTCGGCCTCGCCGGCGTGCCGATCATGACCGACCTGAAGCTCGAGCCTGCGCAGTTCGGCCTGCTCGGCTCCTCGTTCTTCTTCCTGTTCTCGATCTCGGCCATCGTGGTCGGCTTCCTCGTCAACAAGGTGGCGACGCGCTATGTGCTGCTGACGCTCGCCGTGATCTGGGCGCTGGCGCAGTTTCCGATGGTCGGCACCGTCAGCTTCACGACGCTGTTGATCTGCCGCATCGCGCTCGGTGCGGGCGAAGGTCCGGCGGCTTCTGTCGCGACGCACGCGATCTACAAGTGGTTCCCGGACGAGAAGCGGACGCTGCCGACCGCGGTCCTGACGCAAGGCTCGGCCTTCGGCGTCATCCTGGCCGTGCCGGCGCTGAACTGGATCATCGTCAATCACTCCTGGCACTATGCCTTTGGGGCGCTCGGCGTGGTCGGGCTGATCTGGGTCTGCGCCTGGCTGGCGCTGGGCAAGGAAGGCCCGCTCGAGGACACGCAGACGCTCGCCGTCAGTGAGCCGAAAATTCCCTACATCCGGCTTCTCACCTCGCGCACTTTCCTCGGCTGCGTGATCGCGACCTTCGGCGCCTATTGGGCGCTGTCGCTCGGACTCACCTGGTTTACGTCCTTCATCGTCAAGGGACTTGGCTACTCGCAGAGCGCCGCCGGCTGGGTCTCGATCCTGCCCTGGGTGTTCGGCGCCACCATCGTGATTCTGACCGGCTGGATCTCGCAGGTGATGATGGTGCGCGGCTACACCACGCGCATGTCGCGTGGCGTGCTGGGCTCGGTGCCGCTGATCATCGGGGGCCTCATTCTCACAACGATGCCGCACATGCAGGGCGCGGGCTTGCAGATCGCGCTGCTGGTGGTCGGTTCCGGTCTCTGCGGCGCGATCTACGTCGTCTGCCCGCCGATGCTCGGCGAGTTCACCCCGGCCTCGCAGCGCGGCGCCATCCTCGCGATCTATGGCGCGCTCTACACGCTCTCGGGCATCATCGCGCCCTACGTGATGGGCAAGGTGATCGAGCGCGCCGGCAGCATGATCGATGGCTACATGACCGGATTTACCATCAACGCGGTGATCATGATCGGCTCCGGTGTGGTCGGCCTGCTGCTGCTCTGGCCGAACACGGAAAAGGCCAGGCTGACGCGGGGTGCCGCGGCGCAGACGGCGCCGCTGAAGCGCGCAGTGTCGCCGACGTAA
- a CDS encoding ABC transporter ATP-binding protein, whose product MLSIRNLSKTFTSAGEPVQVLRGVDLDLGAGERVALTGESGSGKSTLLHLIAGLDAADGGTICLEDTEITKLTDAGRAEVRRDRIGLVFQQFNLIPSLSVADNLAFQARIAGRHDAAWTKELIERLGLGNLLKRYPEQISGGQQQRVAIGRALATKPSLLLADEPTGNLDEATADDVLALTRDLVARTGCGFLMVTHSLHLAGTLDRHIVLHAGRIA is encoded by the coding sequence TTGCTGAGCATCCGAAACCTCTCCAAAACCTTCACCTCGGCCGGCGAGCCCGTGCAGGTGCTGCGCGGCGTCGATCTCGACCTCGGTGCGGGCGAACGCGTCGCGCTCACAGGCGAATCCGGCAGCGGCAAGAGCACGCTGCTGCATTTGATCGCTGGGTTAGATGCCGCCGATGGCGGCACGATCTGCCTTGAGGACACCGAGATCACCAAGCTTACAGACGCCGGCCGCGCCGAGGTTCGCCGCGACCGGATCGGTCTCGTGTTTCAGCAGTTCAACTTGATCCCGAGCCTGTCGGTTGCCGACAATCTTGCTTTCCAGGCCCGCATCGCCGGCCGGCACGATGCGGCCTGGACCAAGGAGCTGATCGAACGGCTCGGGCTCGGCAACCTGCTCAAGCGTTATCCGGAGCAGATATCAGGCGGCCAGCAGCAGCGGGTCGCGATCGGCCGGGCGCTGGCGACAAAACCCTCGCTGCTGCTCGCGGACGAGCCGACCGGCAATCTGGATGAAGCCACCGCCGACGACGTGCTGGCGCTGACGCGCGATCTCGTCGCACGCACGGGCTGCGGTTTCCTGATGGTGACGCACAGCCTGCACCTGGCCGGCACGCTCGACCGCCACATCGTTCTCCATGCGGGACGGATCGCATGA
- a CDS encoding ABC transporter permease, with translation MRRALWVLAVLLSHWRRHRMQFATLLIGLIAATALWSGVQAINQQARSAYDRAAATFGGVRTATLVASDTATFPQELFVKLRRAGWPVSPVLEGRVQINGRSIRLLGIEPVTLPADVGNAPRLGAADLSSFVAAPGQTLVARETLSDLHEDEGTTPSISSGAKLPPLHVQPQLVPDVLVVDIGVAQRLLNKPNLVSRLLIGKAKGKPAALQSVVGDRLRLMEPTAETELERLTDSFHLNLTAFGLLSFFVGLFIVNSAVGLAFEQRLPMLRTLRACGASARLVNSVLVIELVALALVAGLIGLVCGYVIAAALLPDVAASLRGLYGAQIPGQLSLRPEWWLAGIGISVLGAIVAAATSLIKAIRMPVLATAQPRAWQQRQRRWLVLQSAAACAVLAVALLLLRYGQSLITGFGVLAALMLGAALILPAFLELLLLAGQRLARGPLARWFWADSRQQLSGLSLALMALLLALSVNVGVSTMVETFSRTFVGWLDGRLAADVYISAADNAQSIAIRNWLKDRSEVQAILSGGRAETQVAGQPVELLGLPDHALYRERWPLLETAPRAWTRLVPGNAAFISEQLSRRLNIRVGDVIDVPAPGGSWELDIVGIYADYGNPKGQLAVNVAALIRQFPQTPQTRIGLIVPRDKIPGLIAALQKQFALDDRAVADQATVKAESIRIFNRTFAVTSALNAFTLGVAGIALLTSLLTLANSRLPQLAPLWAIGITRPRLAAIELTKTLSVALFTSLLAVPLGLLVAWCLIAIVNVKAFGWRLPFHVFPLQLVELVAVALVASLLAALLPVLRLARMQAAHLVKVFANER, from the coding sequence ATGAGGCGCGCGCTATGGGTGCTGGCGGTGCTGCTGAGCCATTGGCGCCGGCACCGGATGCAGTTCGCAACGCTGCTGATCGGGCTGATCGCGGCGACCGCGCTGTGGAGCGGCGTGCAGGCGATCAACCAGCAGGCCCGCAGCGCCTATGACCGCGCGGCGGCGACATTTGGCGGCGTTCGCACGGCGACATTGGTGGCGTCTGATACGGCGACCTTCCCGCAAGAGCTCTTTGTAAAACTCCGCCGCGCGGGCTGGCCGGTCTCGCCGGTGCTGGAAGGCCGGGTTCAGATCAACGGACGCTCGATCCGGCTGCTCGGCATCGAGCCGGTGACGCTGCCTGCCGATGTCGGCAATGCACCGCGGCTCGGAGCCGCGGACCTCAGCAGTTTCGTGGCGGCGCCCGGACAGACGCTGGTGGCGCGGGAGACGCTGAGCGATTTGCACGAGGACGAAGGCACGACGCCCTCGATCAGCAGCGGCGCAAAGCTGCCGCCACTGCATGTGCAGCCGCAGCTGGTGCCTGACGTGCTGGTGGTCGATATCGGCGTGGCGCAACGGCTTCTCAACAAGCCGAATCTGGTCTCGCGGCTTTTGATCGGCAAGGCCAAGGGCAAGCCGGCGGCGCTGCAAAGCGTCGTCGGCGATCGGTTGCGCCTGATGGAGCCGACCGCCGAGACCGAGCTGGAACGGCTCACCGACAGCTTCCATCTCAACCTCACCGCCTTCGGCCTGCTGTCGTTCTTCGTCGGCCTCTTCATCGTCAACTCGGCCGTCGGCCTTGCCTTCGAGCAGCGGCTGCCGATGCTGCGCACCTTGCGCGCTTGCGGCGCCTCGGCGCGGCTGGTCAACTCCGTGCTGGTGATCGAGCTGGTGGCGCTGGCGCTGGTCGCGGGGCTGATCGGGCTCGTCTGCGGCTACGTCATCGCGGCGGCGCTTTTGCCTGATGTCGCGGCGTCGCTGCGCGGACTCTATGGCGCACAGATTCCGGGGCAGCTCAGCTTGCGGCCGGAATGGTGGCTCGCCGGCATCGGCATCAGCGTGCTGGGTGCGATCGTGGCGGCCGCGACCAGTTTGATCAAGGCGATCAGGATGCCGGTGCTAGCGACCGCGCAGCCGCGGGCCTGGCAGCAGCGGCAGCGCCGCTGGCTCGTCCTGCAAAGCGCCGCAGCGTGCGCGGTGCTCGCGGTCGCGCTGCTGCTGCTTCGTTACGGCCAATCGCTGATTACTGGCTTTGGCGTGCTGGCTGCGCTGATGCTCGGCGCGGCGCTGATCCTGCCGGCCTTCCTCGAGCTGCTCCTGCTCGCAGGCCAGCGTCTTGCGCGCGGGCCGCTGGCACGGTGGTTCTGGGCCGACAGCCGGCAGCAGCTCTCGGGACTATCGCTGGCGCTGATGGCGCTGCTGCTCGCGCTATCAGTCAATGTCGGCGTGTCCACCATGGTGGAAACGTTCAGCCGCACCTTTGTCGGCTGGCTCGACGGACGCCTCGCCGCCGACGTCTATATCAGCGCCGCCGACAATGCGCAGAGCATTGCGATCCGCAATTGGCTGAAGGACCGCAGCGAGGTGCAGGCGATCCTGTCGGGCGGGCGCGCGGAGACGCAGGTCGCGGGCCAGCCGGTGGAATTGCTCGGCCTGCCCGATCACGCGCTCTATCGCGAGCGCTGGCCGCTGCTGGAGACCGCGCCGCGCGCCTGGACGCGGCTCGTGCCCGGCAATGCCGCCTTCATCAGCGAGCAGCTGAGCCGCCGCCTCAATATTCGCGTCGGCGACGTCATCGACGTGCCGGCGCCGGGCGGGAGCTGGGAGCTCGACATCGTCGGCATCTATGCCGATTACGGCAACCCCAAGGGCCAGCTCGCGGTGAACGTCGCCGCACTGATCCGGCAGTTTCCGCAAACGCCGCAGACGCGGATCGGGCTGATTGTCCCGCGTGACAAAATCCCCGGCCTGATCGCGGCCTTGCAGAAGCAGTTCGCGCTCGACGACCGCGCGGTGGCCGATCAGGCGACGGTAAAGGCGGAATCGATCCGTATCTTCAACCGCACGTTTGCGGTGACGTCCGCGCTCAATGCCTTCACGCTCGGCGTCGCCGGCATCGCGCTTCTGACCAGCCTTCTGACGCTTGCGAACTCGCGCCTGCCGCAACTCGCGCCGCTCTGGGCGATCGGCATCACCCGGCCGCGCCTTGCCGCCATCGAGCTGACCAAAACGCTGTCGGTCGCGCTGTTCACCTCGCTGCTCGCCGTGCCGCTCGGGCTGCTGGTGGCCTGGTGCCTGATCGCGATCGTGAATGTGAAGGCGTTCGGCTGGCGCCTGCCATTCCACGTGTTTCCGCTGCAACTGGTGGAGCTGGTTGCGGTTGCGCTGGTCGCCTCGCTGCTGGCCGCGCTGCTGCCGGTGCTGCGGCTGGCGCGGATGCAGGCCGCACACCTCGTCAAGGTGTTTGCCAATGAGCGCTGA